One window of the Micropterus dolomieu isolate WLL.071019.BEF.003 ecotype Adirondacks linkage group LG08, ASM2129224v1, whole genome shotgun sequence genome contains the following:
- the LOC123974465 gene encoding V-type proton ATPase subunit S1-like gives MAGSSLLRFMAFIAFLFAFFATGSSTAQVPVLLWSSGSLRPLASPAAGHITSNDQLTTYLTSAFGSGPHTVLFFLQDKLSKDDFTVFGGVFGNKQDSAFPNLETALQSSSSSVTLPASEWSGSSAILSLLQEKLGVSPLLVDADTLSHLSVDTSVSNLLLINLPYCTDLHRSCKEVLRDNDEIIGKVLSVMKAQNIPYTAIYTGLQPSRVISETSVSNQLVGRSLLQAVVPDVKPPIMFNVSNSPCIMLWAQNLNISLSSTSQWIDLAAQTPSLTGSLCNGSSSLLVLSYESGFTLSFAMRRQFYPVSARNWFTLDSVQLQSGGLTASFIGSRNIYAPAEYSYHCQSVSSFQDALLVPNNTNQNTTQWRLNFIDFQIQGFGLANGTDFSYASDCAGFFTPGIWMGLLTALLMLLILVYGLHMIMQLNTMDRFDDPKGPSISVPQSE, from the exons ATGGCAGGATCGAGTCTACTTCGATTTATGGCGTTTATTGCCTTTTTATTCGCCTTTTTCGCTACAGGGAGCTCCACTGCTCAAGTGCCAGTTCTACTATGGTCCAGTGGCAG CTTACGACCACTGGCCTCACCTGCAGCTGGTCACATCACATCCAATGACCAGTTGACTACCTACCTCACATCTGCCTTTGGCTCTGGCCCACACACTGTGCTGTTCTTTCTGCAGGACAAG TTAAGCAAAGATGACTTCACAGTCTTTGGTGGAGTGTTTGGAAACAAACAGGATAGTGCCTTTCCAAACCTTGAG ACTGCACTGCAGTCGTCTTCCTCATCAGTGACGCTCCCCGCATCAGAGTGGTCAGGCTCCTCTGCCATCCTATCTCTGCTGCAAGAGAAGCTTGGTGTCTCGCCTTTGCTTGTAGACGCAGACACTCTGTCGCATCTCAGCGTCGACACATCTGTCAGCAATCTACTGCTCATCAATCTTCCTTATTGTACTGA CTTGCACAGGTCTTGCAAGGAAGTCCTACGTGACAATG ATGAGATTATTGGAAAAGTTCTGAGTGTCATGAAAGCTCAAAATATCCCCTACACTGCGATATACACAGGGCTCCAGCCATCCCGA GTGATTTCAGAGACATCTGTGTCTAACCAGCTGGTGGGGCGGTCCTTGCTCCAAGCAGTTGTACCTGATGTCAAACCTCCCATCATGTTCAATGTATCCAACAGCCCTTGCATAATGCTTTGGGCTCAGAATCTCAATATCAGCCTCTCAAGCACTTCACAGTGGATCGACCTTGCTGCACAAACACCTTCCTTGACAGGATCCCTGTGTAACGGCAGTAGCTCACT GCTTGTCCTCAGTTATGAATCGGGTTTTACCCTAAG TTTTGCCATGAGACGGCAGTTTTACCCTGTGTCTGCACGAAACTGGTTTACCTTGGACTCTGTGCAACTGCAGTCTGGTGGTCTAACTGCATCTTTCATCGGGAGCCGCAACATCTACGCCCCTGCAGAGTATTCCTACCACTGCCAGTCTGTCAGCAGCTTCCAAGATGCTCTGCTAGTGCCAAACAACACCAACCAAAACACCACGCAGTGGAGGCTCAATTTTATCGACTTCCAG ATTCAAGGCTTTGGTTTGGCCAACGGAACAGATTTCTCCTATGCCAGTGACTGTGCAGGTTTCTTCACCCCAGGGATTTGGATGGGGCTGCTGACTGCACTGCTCATGCTGTTAATTTTAGTGTATGGTCTGCACATGATCATGCAGTTAAACACTATGGATCGCTTTGACGACCCCAAAGGTCCATCGATTTCAGTGCCTCAGTCGGAGTGA
- the src gene encoding proto-oncogene tyrosine-protein kinase Src, whose product MGGSKSKPKDVGQRTRSLDGHLSSGGGAHLNSNQPSLTPNRSPTLDGGLSGNPSNNAELALFGGVDNNSVTSTNRITQAVGVTTFVALYDYESRTASDLSFRKGERLQIVNNTEGDWWLARSLTTGESGYIPSNYVAPSDSIQAEEWYFGKITRRDSERLLLSLENRRGTFLVRESETTKGAYCLSVLDYDNTKGLNVKHYKIRKLDSGGFYITSRTQFSNLQQLVNHYRKHADGLCNSLTDICPVLKPQTQGLAKDAWEIPRESLRLDLKLGQGCFGEVWMGTWNGTTRVAIKTLKPGTMSPEAFLQEAQVMKKLRHEKLVQLYAVVSEEPIYIVTEYMGQGSLLDFLKGDMGKILRLPQLVDMASQVYKSILKINKLVYTPLGSAGKGS is encoded by the exons ATGGGGGGATCCAAGAGTAAGCCCAAGGATGTAGGGCAGCGAACCCGCAGCCTTGATGGCCACCTCAGCTCTGGGGGAGGGGCTCACCTCAACTCCAATCAACCATCCTTAACACCCAATCGTAGCCCTACTCTGGATGGAGGTCTCAGTGGCAATCCTTCCAATAACGCAGAGCTGGCCCTGTTTGGAGGTGTGGACAATAATAGTGTCACCTCTACGAACAGAATCACACAAGCAG TCGGCGTAACGACCTTCGTGGCATTGTATGACTATGAGTCTAGAACAGCCTCAGATCTGTCATTCAGGAAGGGTGAACGTCTCCAAATAGTCAACAACAC AGAGGGGGACTGGTGGCTGGCTCGCTCCCTGACCACGGGAGAGAGTGGTTATATCCCCAGCAATTATGTGGCTCCATCCGACTCCATCCAGGCAGAAGa GTGGTACTTTGGCAAAATCACACGCCGCGATTCTGAGAGGCTGCTACTAAGTTTAGAGAACAGGAGAGGGACTTTCCTGGTGCGAGAGAGTGAGACCACTAAAG gtgcctactgtctgtctgtattgGACTATGACAACACGAAAGGGCTGAATGTGAAGCACTACAAGATCAGGAAGCTGGACAGCGGCGGTTTCTATATCACATCACGCACACAGTTCAGCAACCTGCAGCAGCTTGTCAATCACTATCGCA AGCATGCTGATGGACTGTGTAACAGTCTAACAGACATTTGTCCTGTACTGAAGCCTCAGACTCAGGGCTTGGCCAAGGATGCCTGGGAGATCCCGAGAGAGTCCCTCCGTCTTGACCTCAAGCTTGGGCAGGGCTGCTTTGGAGAGGTCTGGATGG GAACATGGAACGGTACAACACGGGTGGCAATAAAGACTCTGAAGCCTGGCACTATGTCCCCTGAAGCATTCCTCCAAGAAGCTCAGGTCATGAAGAAACTGAGACATGAAAAGCTAGTTCAACTCTATGCTGTGGTATCCGAGGAACCGATCTACATTGTCACAGAGTACATGGGACAAG GTAGCTTACTGGATTTCCTGAAAGGTGACATGGGCAAGATTCTTCGACTCCCCCAACTGGTAGACATGGCCTCACAG GTTTATAAAAGTATCCTTAAGATAAATAAACTAGTTTACACCCCCCTGGGATCAGCTGGAAAAGGTAGCTAA